The genomic DNA CCCGGTCGAACGGGCCGCCCGCCCGCCGCTCCTGAACCCGCAGCAAGTCGCCGTGCAACTCGGGGTCACCGACCGATTCGTGTATGAGGAGCTCCGCAAGGGCCGACTCCGCTCGGCACGGATCGGGCGGCTACATCGGATCCGACAGGACGACCTCGACGCCTACGTCGAGGCGCGCCTCGGATGAACACCGCCAAACTCGTCGAGCGACTGCTCGACGAGCTAGACCCTGCGCTGCTCGAGCACCCGCGATCGCAGGCGACACGACACGCGATCTACACCGCCTGGCCAGGGGATCGCGTGCCACTCAGCCGCCGGGAACTGGAGGCCATCGTCTGCCGCGCAGCGGCCGCGCGCGTGAGCCGCGGCGAGCCGCCAGGCAGAACAGAGACCGGGCAGCAGCTGCGCACCCACAACGGAAGCGAACCGCCCGGCAAGCGAAAGGCCGACTGCACCTCAGCACAGCCGGCCTTCGAGTCGAAACCCACCGCCAAGCAGATCGACACCGGCACCATACCTGACGCCGGCGACAGCAACCATGCGTGGAGGCCTGCACTGCTCGAGCGGATCAGGAGCGCACCGTGACCGG from Agromyces larvae includes the following:
- a CDS encoding excisionase family DNA-binding protein is translated as MPKKSTTPTAPAPTPTDDLAPVERAARPPLLNPQQVAVQLGVTDRFVYEELRKGRLRSARIGRLHRIRQDDLDAYVEARLG